The sequence GCTCGGCACCCTGATCGGCGGCGGGCTGCCCTGGCTGCTCGGCCTCGCCCCGGGCGTGGGGGAGTGGCCGGCCGGTGCGACCGGCGGCCTGGTCATCCCGCTCTCCGTGCCCGCCCTGCTCGGCGCCCTGGTCGCAGGCGCCTTCGTGCTCTACGTGCTGGGCGCCCTGCCCGAACCGCCCCGGCCCCGGACCACGCTGCGCCGGGTCGCGGGCGGTGTGCCCGCCGCCATCACCGACGGACTCCGGCTCGGCGCCCGGGACGCCCTGATCCGGCGCATCCTGCTGACCGCGAGTGCCGCCGGGGCCGCCCTCGCCGCCCTCGAACTGCTCACCCCGGGCCGGGCCGCCGCCCTCATGGGCACCGCCGAATCCGGAGCCCTGGTCTTCGCCCATCTCGCCTGTGCCGGATTCCTGCTCTCCGCCCTCGGCAGTCAACTCGCCCCGCTCGTCGCCCGGATCACCGGAAGCAGCGAGCGCGCGGTGCTCGCGAGCCTCGGGCTGATGGCACTGGGGCTGGCCCTGCTCGGCCTCACCGCGCACTCGATGAGCCCCCTCGCCACGACGGTCGCCGTCACCGGCTACGGGCTCGTCTACCTGGGCCTCGGAGCCGCGGGCCCCAACGAGAACGATCTGCTGCACCGCCGGGTCGACGCCTCCGGCCGCGCCACCGCCCTGTCCGTCCAGTCGCTCTCCCTGCAACTGGTCGCGGCCGGCGCCGGAC is a genomic window of Streptomyces sp. YPW6 containing:
- a CDS encoding MFS transporter, with amino-acid sequence MTGETTGGPAPVALGGLDGGTARRRYATVSFLFWLPIGMSIATGVLLFTERGMGLAAIAAFYAVHSLTAAAMELPTGGLSDVIGRRPVLALAGLLNLTAFTLIGLGAAGWAIALGMGLMGLARALSSGPAEAWYVDTVHAHAGPDADLRTGLARGSSATSAALALGTLIGGGLPWLLGLAPGVGEWPAGATGGLVIPLSVPALLGALVAGAFVLYVLGALPEPPRPRTTLRRVAGGVPAAITDGLRLGARDALIRRILLTASAAGAALAALELLTPGRAAALMGTAESGALVFAHLACAGFLLSALGSQLAPLVARITGSSERAVLASLGLMALGLALLGLTAHSMSPLATTVAVTGYGLVYLGLGAAGPNENDLLHRRVDASGRATALSVQSLSLQLVAAGAGLGAGVLPPGPLPWLLAATAVLAGALLWVRRTAPAARLPEAPPRPDAPGLPDAGPVTADAAP